Proteins encoded together in one Bacteroides ovatus window:
- a CDS encoding rhamnogalacturonan acetylesterase: MKRILFLISLLLVTGCLLVRAQVYKFDFTSDKKVKEGYTKVTPETLFNDEQGYGYDLQPAWDGKSNQPFFFSVNVPDGNYKVTVTLGSKDSAGNTTVRAESRRLFIENLPTKKGEMITESFTVNKRNMKISEREKVKIKAREKNKLNWDEKLTIEFNGDAPRITSLVIERADKVPTIFLCGNSTVVDYDNEPWAAWGQMFPRWFTDQVAIANYAESGESANTFIGAGRLKKALTQMKKGDYLFMEFGHNDQKQKGPGKGAFYSFMYNLKIYIDEARSRGAYPVLVTPTQRRRFDKNGKIVNTHLDYPDAIRWLAAKENVPLIDLNEISRTLYEAMGEDGSKHAFVHYPANTYPGQTKELKDNSHSNTFGAYELAKCIIEGMKKADLDAVKFLRKDYKGFNPDHPDRFEDFKWNLCPFTEIEKPDGN; the protein is encoded by the coding sequence ATGAAGAGAATACTATTTCTTATTAGTCTTTTGTTGGTAACCGGTTGCCTTTTAGTACGTGCGCAAGTCTATAAATTCGACTTTACTTCCGACAAAAAGGTAAAAGAGGGATATACTAAAGTGACACCCGAAACCTTGTTCAATGACGAACAAGGTTACGGATATGATTTGCAACCGGCATGGGATGGAAAAAGTAATCAGCCTTTCTTCTTCTCCGTCAATGTTCCCGATGGCAATTATAAAGTAACCGTCACCCTTGGCAGTAAGGATTCAGCCGGAAATACTACGGTGCGTGCCGAGTCCCGCCGACTGTTTATTGAAAATCTTCCGACTAAAAAGGGAGAAATGATTACCGAATCTTTTACTGTCAACAAGCGGAACATGAAAATCAGCGAAAGAGAGAAAGTCAAAATCAAGGCACGTGAAAAGAATAAACTGAACTGGGATGAAAAACTGACTATTGAATTTAATGGTGATGCGCCCCGTATCACTTCTCTGGTCATTGAACGTGCAGATAAAGTGCCTACCATTTTTCTTTGCGGCAACTCCACCGTGGTTGATTATGATAACGAACCTTGGGCCGCTTGGGGACAAATGTTTCCACGGTGGTTCACCGATCAGGTAGCTATTGCCAATTATGCTGAATCCGGAGAATCTGCTAATACCTTTATCGGTGCCGGACGTTTGAAAAAAGCCCTGACACAGATGAAGAAGGGCGATTATCTCTTTATGGAGTTCGGACACAACGATCAGAAACAGAAAGGACCCGGCAAAGGAGCTTTCTATTCTTTCATGTATAATCTGAAGATTTATATTGATGAAGCCCGTTCCAGAGGTGCGTATCCTGTATTAGTGACTCCGACGCAACGTCGTCGTTTTGATAAGAACGGTAAGATTGTAAACACTCACCTTGATTATCCTGATGCGATTCGTTGGTTGGCAGCCAAAGAAAACGTACCTTTGATTGATTTGAATGAAATAAGTCGTACACTTTACGAGGCAATGGGCGAAGATGGCTCTAAACATGCGTTCGTGCATTATCCGGCTAATACTTATCCGGGACAGACAAAGGAACTGAAAGATAATTCCCACTCCAATACTTTCGGTGCTTATGAACTGGCTAAATGTATTATTGAAGGAATGAAGAAAGCTGATTTGGATGCGGTGAAGTTCTTGAGGAAGGATTATAAAGGATTCAATCCAGACCATCCCGACAGATTCGAAGACTTTAAATGGAATCTTTGCCCGTTTACGGAGATAGAGAAACCGGATGGTAATTAA